The genomic DNA TAGCCGCCGAGATCGCGGAAGTTCACCGCGCCACTGAGCGGCAGACGACGCAGGCCGGGTTCCATGGCAGTCACCGTGTTCAGCCTTTTGGGATCGGTGCCAGCAGGGTGTCGATCGCCGGCACCAGTGCCGGATTCGGTTCCCAGCCCTGCATCAGCAGCCACGAACGGTCGCGCAGCAGCTGTTCCCTGGACATCGCCAGCACGGTCTTTTCGACCGAGGCCTGCACGCTGTCCGAACCTTCGGCGTAGACCGCGCGCACGGTGTCAGCCGTCGCGGCACGCAGGCTGCGAATGGCATCGAGGATTTCCGAAGGTTCGGCGCGGGCACGATCGAGCACGTCGGCACCGGCGCGGCTGGCAACGGCCAGTTCGCCCGCGGCAGCGAGGCCGCCGGCCTGGGTGGCGAGCGTCTTCGCAGTCGCCAGCAGGCGGGCCAGTTCGTCGCAGTCGTAGCGGTATTCCAGCGGCAAATGCTGGGAGATCAGCATCAAGGTGCCGATGGTCAGCTGGGCCGATTGCATGGCCAGCTGATTGGTCTGATCCATCGCCGGAATCACGTCTTCCATCATCGCCTTGATGACGGTCTGAATCTGCAGCTGTGGGCGCATTTCCATGTTTCAGGCTCCTTTTTCAATCAGGCCGCGCATCTCGTCCATCAGCATGTAGCCCACGCCGAGCAGCCAGGCGAGCAGGATGTCCTGATGCGATTTGCCGTTCTTGGCGACGCGATAGCTGGTGCCCAGGGTCATCGCGATCATCGAGTAGGCGTTGAACACCTGGTAGTAATGCAGGGCCTTGGCATCGACCTTCAGGCCCGAAGCCTTCTCGTAGGCTTCCAGGAACTCGTGCTCCGGCATCAGGCCGGAAATCAGCACGGTCTTGCCGTCCTCGGTCATCGTCGAGAACGCCTTGCTGGTGCTCCAGGCAAGGTCCTGATGACGATCGCCAATGCGCGCCAGCTCCCAGTCCAGCCAGGTGCTGATCGTCAGCGTCGGTTCGTCGAACAGGTAGTTGCCGGTACGGAAATCGCCATGGACGATCGACAGCTGATCCACCGCTGGCGCGTGCTTGTGCAGCCAGCTCGAAGCCAGCGCCATCAGCGGCACTTCCTCCGCCGCGTCTTCTGCCCAGACCCGATCCCACCAGCTGACCGCCCAATGAGCGTTCTCGGTGCCGGTCTTGGGTACGTCGAATGAGGACAGCTCGGCCGTGGTGAAGTCGAAGGTATGCAGCTTGGCCATGTCGCGCACGAACTGCGGCGCCAGTGCATTGCGCACGTCCGGCGGCATCCAGGTGCCGAGGCCCGAGACGCCGCTCTTGGCGGTGGACGGCTTGGTCACGCCGGCAGCGAAGCCGTAGACAATGCCCGGGTAGGGCAGGTGTTCGCCAAGCACGTCGACCCAGAACGCTTCCGGCACCGGCAGCGTGCCCTTCATCGCGTTGACAATCTGGAATTCACGCAGGCGGCTGGTGGCGTGCAGCGATTCGGCGAGGTCGGTGCGCAGCACCATCCTGGTCGTCGTCTGGCCGACACCGGGACGATCCCAGGCCAGCTCGAAACCCATCTGCAGCTTCGAGGCGCCACCGGCGAGCCAATGAGCATTGCGTACTTCGAACGGCGTCTTGACGTTCGCGGCGATCAGCGCGGTGACGCCTTGCACCAGCGCTTCCAGCGGCAGCTTGGTGAACGGCGCGCCGGCGCGCTTTTCCATCTTCCAGGTCAGCGCGCGATCCACCTCGCGCTCGACCACGAACTGCTTGCGCATCGTCGCGATCAGCTGCGGCGATGGTTTGTCCTTGTCGACCATCTGCATGGGCGGTCTCCTCGTTTAATTGATTTGTAGAGCGGCTTTTTTGTTGGAGCTGCGGCGCGAACTAAACCGTCAGATGCCCGGATGACTTCGTCCAGCGCCGGCCGTGCTGGCGCGTCAGCGCCTGCATCGAATTGATTTCGCTCGCCAAGCCGTAGCCGACTCTTCCGTCGTTCAAGGTCCAGCGGCATTGCGCGACGTACAGGTTCGAGGCGACGTAGCAGACCCAGGGCCCGCCGCATTCGGCGGCGCCGTGTGCAGTCCAGACCTTGCCGCGCTTGTCGGTGGCGGTGACTTCCACCGCGTGGATAACGCTGCCGAGACGATGGGTGACCAGCTTCAGATCGGTGAGGCCGTAGACCTCGCCCTTGTCCATCACATAACCGTGGGCAAGGCTTTGCTGCTGATCGACCGGCTTGGTCGGGTCCCAGTGGTTGATCCACTTGATCGCGAAGTCCGGCCCGAAATGGCAGTGCGACCAGCCCATGGTCGGCACGAAGATTTCGGCGCGGATGCCCCAGCTGTGATCCATGGTTTCGACGCAGTCGATCGGGTACTCGACGCCGCGGAACTTGAGCCGGCCCTTGAAGTGGCCAGTGAGATCGAAATGGCCGCCGTAGCCCGAACCCATGCCAGCGCCGGCGTGCTGCGCGTCGACCGTGTCCTTGGCCATCGGGCTGTGATTCTTGTCGTGGATGTCGAAGGGCTCCATCAGACCCTTGAAATCGAAGTCGATCTCGGTGTCGTCGTAGCCGCGATAGCTGACCGTGTAGTCGCGGATGCTGTGCGCTTTCACATGCAGGCCATTGGCGGTCTTGTACTCACGCAGGCTTGGCGGGCAGGGCAGCGCCATCTGGGCGTCGAGGTAGAGTGTCTCCACCCGGTTGTCGACCAGCGCGCCGTACAGCGACACATCGCAGGACTGCACACCGACGCCGCGGCGCGACACCGTGTAGATGATCCCCATGATCTTTTCCTGGGGGATGTAGAAACAGAACCAGTTGGTTTCCGCGTAGCGATGATCCGCGTCTGGCGGATTGTGGAATTCGGTGTCTTGATCGGTGACCACAGCAGCTCCGGAGTTCGATTCGGCCTTGTCGGCAAGTGTTTCTGAGATTTTCTGGACTCGCGCGCGGACCTGATCGGGGCGCGGGCCGTGGAGTAAGCTTAGGCGCGGCGATTTCGTGCTTCTTTGTGATTCGTATCGCCGCAGTATCGAAAAAGTGCTCAGCCCGAATGTTTGGAAAACGGCGCTGAACAAGAGCGGCAGTGACCACGATCACGGCCCGGCTGCGAGGAGAGCGAGATGGCAGGACTGGCAACACTGCGAGCGGTTGATGCCTTCAGCGCCGGCGTGCGTCGGCCACCGGTGTTCAGCAACGACGCCGAAGCCTGGGGCGGCCCTTCGGTCTGCGAGTGGAAGCTGCCGTGGACCGATGGCTTCGAACTGGCCGAGAACGATGATTTCATCGTCGCCGTGCACAGCGGCGGCTCGCGCAAGGTGCGCGCTTCCTGCAACGGGCCGTGGAGCGAAACCACGTCGATGCCGGGTCTGATCAGCGTCATTCCGCCGGGTCGCCGAGTGGAGTACGTGATCGATGGCGCAGTCAGCTTTTCATCGCTGCACGTGCCGCACCGTCTGCTCGACGGGCTGGAAAAATCGATGTTCGCGGCGCAGCCTAATTTTCGTTTCGCGTTCCGC from Nevskia ramosa DSM 11499 includes the following:
- a CDS encoding phosphotransferase family protein, which gives rise to MQMVDKDKPSPQLIATMRKQFVVEREVDRALTWKMEKRAGAPFTKLPLEALVQGVTALIAANVKTPFEVRNAHWLAGGASKLQMGFELAWDRPGVGQTTTRMVLRTDLAESLHATSRLREFQIVNAMKGTLPVPEAFWVDVLGEHLPYPGIVYGFAAGVTKPSTAKSGVSGLGTWMPPDVRNALAPQFVRDMAKLHTFDFTTAELSSFDVPKTGTENAHWAVSWWDRVWAEDAAEEVPLMALASSWLHKHAPAVDQLSIVHGDFRTGNYLFDEPTLTISTWLDWELARIGDRHQDLAWSTSKAFSTMTEDGKTVLISGLMPEHEFLEAYEKASGLKVDAKALHYYQVFNAYSMIAMTLGTSYRVAKNGKSHQDILLAWLLGVGYMLMDEMRGLIEKGA
- a CDS encoding DUF7064 domain-containing protein; its protein translation is MVTDQDTEFHNPPDADHRYAETNWFCFYIPQEKIMGIIYTVSRRGVGVQSCDVSLYGALVDNRVETLYLDAQMALPCPPSLREYKTANGLHVKAHSIRDYTVSYRGYDDTEIDFDFKGLMEPFDIHDKNHSPMAKDTVDAQHAGAGMGSGYGGHFDLTGHFKGRLKFRGVEYPIDCVETMDHSWGIRAEIFVPTMGWSHCHFGPDFAIKWINHWDPTKPVDQQQSLAHGYVMDKGEVYGLTDLKLVTHRLGSVIHAVEVTATDKRGKVWTAHGAAECGGPWVCYVASNLYVAQCRWTLNDGRVGYGLASEINSMQALTRQHGRRWTKSSGHLTV